One Osmerus mordax isolate fOsmMor3 chromosome 25, fOsmMor3.pri, whole genome shotgun sequence DNA window includes the following coding sequences:
- the taf1 gene encoding transcription initiation factor TFIID subunit 1 isoform X1, translated as MSDSDSDEDQDRPFSLTGFLFGNINEDGQLEGDSVLDTECKKHLAGLGSLGLGTLITEITASEDDDPDEDRDTGGTDAEGWVKSTEDAVDYSDISEVAEDETKKYRHAMGTLQPTRRTDDEDDYDADCEDIDAKLMPPPPPPIVPTQGKKEESAPQTTSVGDEGDGIILPSIIAPSSLGDKVDFSSSSDSESETDRPGPGSGAGGPPGCLTLPLAGIMQKDAAKALPGVTELFPVFRPGRVLRFLRLFGPGKNMPSVWRSARRKRRRKHRDPQPGTPPPEGEPMDQGSELKSGWEYEYASAPPPEQCLSDDEITMMAPVESKFSQASGDGDKVAESRPKVAEWRYGPAQLWYDMLGVPEDGSGFQYGFRLKEENDDEKEEEEPEPAPEPPAEQMTGEESQEKETLENELFLMVTQLQWEDDIIWNGEDVKHKGTKTQRASLAGWLPSSMTRNANAYNAQQGLSRSNSQLVPPTPPPMPKPPSLSGSKRDKHNHDHQASHEDDAPWFSIFPIDNEELVYGRWEDNIIWDDQAMDRLLSPPVLTLDPNDENIILEIPDEKEERTSHSPSKENKKESALKKSRILLGKTGVIKDEPQQNMSQPEVKDQWNLSNDEFYYPKQQGLRGTFGGNIIQHSIPAVELRQPFFPTHMGPMKLRQFHRPSLKKYSFGTLSQPGPHASQPLLKQIKKKAKMREQERQASGGGDMFFMRTAQDLTGKDGDLILAEYSEEYPPLIMQVGMATKIKNYYKRKPGKDPGAPDCKYGETVYCHTSPFLGSLHPGQLLPAFENNLFRAPIYLHKMPETDFLVLRTRQGYFVRELVDIFVVGQECPLYEVPGPNSKRANTHIRDFLQVFIYRLFWKSKDRPRRIRMEDIKKAFPSHSESSIRKRLKLCADFKRTGMDSNWWVLKPDFRLPTEEEIRAMVSPEQCCAYYSMLVAEQRLKDAGYGEKSFFAPEEENEEDFQMKIDDEVRTAPWNTTRAFIAAMKGKCLLEVTGVADPTGCGEGFSYVKVPNKPTQQKDDREPQPAKKTVTGTDADLRRLSLKNAKQLLRKFGVPEEEIKKLSRWEVIDVVRTMSTEQARSGEGPMSKFARGSRFSVAEHQERYKEECQRIFDLQNKVLESTEVLSTDTDSSSAEDSDFEEMGKNIENMLQNKKTSSQLSREREEQERKELQRMLMGEESDRDHKGRKERRKGFSSALSTSSHKDDDTSSVTSLNSSATGRRLKIYRTFRDEDGKEYVRCETVRKPSVIDAYTRIRTTKDDDFIRKFALFDEQHREEMRKERRRIQEQLRRLKRNQEKDKFKGPPEKKAKKVKERPDLKVKLKCGACGAIGHMRTNKFCPLYYQTNAPPSNPVAMTEEQEEELEKTVIHNDNEELIKVEGTKIVLGKQLIESADEVRRKSLVLKFPKQQLPPKKKRRVGSAVHCDYLNRPHKSIHRRRTDPMVTLSSVLESVINDMRDHPNTYPFHTPVNAKVVKDYYKIITRPMDLQTLRENVRKRMYPSRDEFRENVELIVKNSGTYNGAKHPITQVAQSMLDLCDTKLKEKEDRLVRLEKAINPLLDDDDQVAFSFILDNIVTQKMMAVPDSWPFHHPVNKKFVPDYYKVIVSPMDLENLRKNISKHKYQNRDVFLFDVTLVHTNSVKYNGPDSPYTKTALDIVNVCKQTLAEYDEHLTQLEKDISTAKEAALDAADLDGLDPLTPGPYTPQGRHGRRLGEEESDVDIEGFEEDDDGKPKTPAPAEDGEGDLDDDEDDDEMLLPPRRRLLGHEDEEEDEEEEVEGGFGRGQPQASVLYQDLLMSDGEDDASEEEGDNPFSSIHLSESGSDSDREVELCPPAPPRPHPETARMGLEQEESMMSYEGEEGPDQTHMEDSNVSYGSYEETDGQAPTQAPNMGNGEGYGISEEEEEEEEDAQRRGPSVLTQAQLSEDDEDSEEFRSIGGDSDNESDN; from the exons ATGTCGGATTCAGACAGCGATGAAGACCAAGAccgtcccttctctctcactggcTTCCTCTTCGGGAATATCAACGAAGATGGGCAGTTGGAGGGTGACAGCGTGCTGGACACT GAGTGTAAGAAGCACCTGGCCGGCCTGGGCTCCCTCGGCCTGGGGACGCTCATCACAGAGATCACGGCCAGCGAAGACGACGACCCCGACGAGGACAGGGACACCGGGGGCACAGATGCCGAGG GCTGGGTGAAGAGCACCGAAGACGCGGTGGATTACTCCGACATCAGCGAGGTGGCCGAGGACGAGACCAAGAAGTACCGTCACGCTATGGGGACCCTCCAGCCCACCAGGAGGACAG ATGATGAGGATGACTACGATGCCGACTGTGAAGACATCGACGCCAAGCtgatgccccctcctcctccgcccatcGTCCCCACCCAGGGCAAGAAAGAGGAATCCGCCCCACAGACGACCAGTG TTGGGGACGAAGGAGATGGCATCATCCTGCCCTCCATcatcgccccctcctccctgggagACAAGGTGGACTTCAGCAGCTCCTCAGACTCCGAGTCCGAGACGGACCGGCCTGGCCCGGGCTCCGGGGCCGGGGGCCCCCCGGGctgcctcaccctccccctgGCTGGCATCATGCAGAAGGACGCCGCCAAAGCTCTCCCTGGGGTCACGGAGCTCTTCCCGGTGTTCAGGCCCGGAAGG GTTCTGCGCTTCCTCCGTCTGTTTGGCCCCGGGAAGAACATGCCGTCGGTGTGGAGGAGCGCCCggaggaagcggaggaggaAGCATCGAGACCCCCAGCCGGGGACGCCGCCCCCAGAGGGGGAGCCCATGGACCAGGGCTCAGAGCTGAAGTCTGGCTGGGAGTACGAATACGCCTCCGCTCCACCCCCAGAGCAGTGTCTCTCGGATGACGAG ATCACCATGATGGCCCCTGTCGAGTCCAAGTTCTCCCAGGCCTCGGGGGACGGCGACAAGGTGGCCGAGTCGCGTCCCAAGGTGGCCGAGTGGCGCTACGGCCCGGCCCAGCTCTGGTACGACATGCTGGGGGTGCCCGAGGACGGCAGCGGCTTCCAGTACGGCTTCAGGCTGAAGGAGGAGAACGACgacgagaaggaggaggaagagcctgAACCGGCGCCGGAACCTCCCGCGGAG CAGATGACGGGCGAGGAGAGCCAGGAGAAAGAGACTCTGGAGAACGAGCTCTTCCTCATGGTCACCCAGCTTCAGTGGGAGGACGACATCATCTGGAACGGCGAGGACGTGAAACACAAAGGCACTAAGACCCAGCGAGCCAGCCTGGCCGGGTGGCTGCCCTCGAGCATGACGCGCAACGCCAACGCCTACAACGCACAGCAGG GTCTTAGCAGAAGTAACTCCCAGCTGGtgcctcccacccctccacccatgcCCAAACCCCCCTCGCTCTCCGGGTCCAAGCGGGACAAACACAACCATGACCACCAAG cctcccacGAGGACGACGCCCCCTGGTTCTCCATCTTCCCCATCGACAACGAGGAGCTGGTGTACGGGCGCTGGGAGGACAACATCATCTGGGACGACCAGGCCATGGACCGCTTGCTGTCCCCCCCGGTCCTCACCCTGGACCCCAACGACGAGAACATCATCTTAG AGATCccggatgagaaggaggagaggacgtcCCACTCTCCGTCCAAGGAGAACAAGAAGGAGTCGGCCCTGAAGAAGAGTCGCATCCTGCTGGGGAAGACCGGGGTGATCAAAGACGAGCCCCAGCAG AACATGTCCCAGCCGGAGGTGAAGGACCAGTGGAACCTGTCCAACGACGAGTTCTACTACCCCAAGCAGCAGGGCCTGAGGGGAACGTTTGGGGGCAACATCATTCAG CACTCCATCCCGGCCGTGGAGCTTCGGCAGCCGTTCTTCCCCACCCACATGGGCCCCATGAAGCTCCGGCAGTTCCACCGGCCCTCCCTGAAGAAGTACTCCTTCGGCACCCTGTCCCAACCGGGCCCCCACGCCTCCCAGCCTCTGCTCAAACAGATCAAGAAGAAGGCCAAG ATGCGAGAGCAGGAGCGGCAGGCGTCGGGCGGAGGGGACATGTTCTTCATGCGCACCGCCCAGGACCTGACGGGGAAAGACGGGGACCTGATCCTGGCGGAGTACAGCGAGGAATACCCCCCGCTCATCATGCAAGTCGGCATGGCAACCAAGATCAAGAACTACTACAAAAGA AAACCAGGGAAGGATCCTGGGGCTCCTGACTGCAAGTACGGAGAGACGGTTTACTGCCACACCTCGCCCTTCCTAGGATCCCTCCACCCTGGGCAGCTCCTACCG GCTTTCGAGAACAACCTATTCCGCGCGCCCATCTACCTCCACAAGATGCCCGAGACGGACTTCCTGGTGCTGCGTACGCGGCAGGGCTACTTCGTCCGTGAGCTGGTGGACATCTTCGTGGTCGGCCAGGAGTGTCCTCTCTACGAGGTCCCCGGGCCCAACTCCAAACGGGCCAACACCCACATCCGAGACTTCCTACAG GTGTTCATCTATCGGTTGTTCTGGAAGAGCAAAGACCGGCCGCGGAGGATTCGAATGGAGGATATCAAGAAGGCCTTCCCCTCCCATTCCGAGAGCAGCATCCGCAAACGCCTCAAACTCTGCGCCGACTTCAAGCGGACAG GGATGGACTCCAACTGGTGGGTGCTGAAGCCCGACTTCAGGCTCCCCACGGAGGAGGAGATCAGGGCCATGGTGTCCCCTGAGCAGTGCTGCGCCTACTACAGCATGCTGGTGGCCGAGCAGAGACTCAAG gaTGCTGGCTACGGGGAAAAGTCTTTCTTTGCCCCCGAGGAGGAAAACGAAGAGGACTTCCAGATGAAGATTGACGACGAG GTCCGCACGGCGCCCTGGAACACGACGCGAGCCTTCATCGCCGCCATGAAGGGGAAGTGTCTGCTGGAGGTGACGGGCGTGGCCGACCCCACCGGCTGTGGGGAGGGCTTCTCCTACGTCAAAGTCCCAAACAAGCCCACTCAGCAGAAG GACGACCGAGAGCCGCAACCCGCCAAGAAGACGGTCACGGGCACCGATGCCGACCTGAGGCGGCTGTCGCTCAAGAACGCCAAGCAGCTGCTGCGCAAGTTCGGCGTCcccgaggaggag ATCAAGAAGCTCTCGCGGTGGGAGGTGATCGACGTGGTGAGGACCATGTCCACGGAGCAGGCGCGCTCCGGCGAGGGGCCCATGAGCAAGTTCGCCCGGGGCTCCCGCTTCTCCGTGGCCGAACACCAGGAGCGCTACAAAGAGGAGTGCCAGCGCATCTTCGACCTGCAGAACAA GGTGTTGGAGTCCACGGAGGTCCTGTCCACCGACACGGACAGCAGCTCGGCGGAGGACAGTGACTTTGAGGAGATGGGGAAGAACATCGAGAACATGCTGCAGAACAAGAAGACCAGCTCGCAGCTGTCCcgcgagagggaggagcaggagcgcaAGGAGCTGCAGAGGATGCTGATGGGCGAGGAGAGCGACCGCGACCACAAGGGGCGCAAGGAGCGCCGCAAGGGCTTCT CCAGCGCCTTGTCCACCAGCTCCCACAAAGACGACGACACGTCGTCGGTCACCAGCCTGAACTCGTCGGCCACGGGGCGCCGCCTCAAGATCTACCGCACGTTCCGGGACGAGGACGGCAAGGAGTACGTCCGCTGCGAGACGGTGCGCAAGCCCTCCGTCATCGACGCCTACACCCGCATCCGCACCACCAAGGACGACGACTTCAT AAGGAAGTTTGCGCTGTTCGACGAGCAGCAccgggaggagatgaggaaggagcGCCGGCGCATCCAGGAGCAGCTCCGCCGGCTGAAGAGGAACCAGGAGAAGGACAAGTTCAAGGGCCCTCCGGAGAAGAAAGCCAAGAAGGTCAAGGAGAGGCCTGACCTCAAGGTAAAA ctgaAGTGCGGAGCCTGCGGCGCCATCGGACACATGCGCACCAACAAGTTCTGCCCGCTGTACTACCAGACCAACGCGCCGCCCTCCAACCCCGTTGCCATgacggaggagcaggaggaggagctggagaagacgGTGATCCACAACGACAACGAGGAGCTCATCAAGGTGGAGGGCACCAAGATCGTCCTGGGCAAGCAGCTCATCGAGAG tgCCGACGAGGTACGCAGGAAGTCTCTGGTGCTGAAGTTCCCCAAACAGCAACTGCCTCCCAAGAAGAAGAGGCGTGTTGGATCGGCCGTGCACTGTGACTACCTGAAC aggCCGCACAAGTCCATCCACCGGAGACGCACCGACCCCATGGTGACCCTGTCCTCGGTCCTGGAGAGCGTCATCAACGACATGAGGGATCACCCAAAT accTATCCCTTCCACACCCCAGTCAACGCCAAGGTGGTCAAGGACTACTACAAGATCATCACGCGCCCCATGGACCTGCAGACCCTGAGGGAGAACGTGCGCAAGCGCATGTACCCGTCCCGGGACGAGTTCCGCGAGAACGTGGAGCTCATCGTCAAGAACAGCGGGACCTACAACG gGGCGAAGCATCCAATCACCCAGGTGGCCCAGTCCATGCTGGACCTCTGTGATACGAAGCTgaaagag AAGGAGGACAGGCTGGTGAGGCTGGAGAAGGCCATCAACCCACTGCTGGACGATGACGACCAGGTGGCGTTCTCCTTCATCCTGGACAACATCGTCACTCAGAAGATGATGGCCGTGCCTGAC TCATGGCCGTTCCACCATCCTGTCAACAAGAAGTTTGTCCCAGATTATTACAAAGTGATCGTCAGCCCCATGGATCTGGAGAACCTCCGCAAG aACATCTCCAAACACAAGTACCAGAACCGGGACGTGTTCCTGTTCGACGTCACTCTCGTCCACACCAACAGTGTCAAGTACAACG GTCCAGACAGCCCCTACACCAAAACCGCCCTGGACATCGTCAACGTGTGCAAGCAGACCCTGGCGGAG TACGACGAACACCTCACCCAGCTGGAGAAGGACATCTCCACGGCTAAAGAGGCCGCCCTGGACGCTGCCGACCTGGACGGGCTGGACCCCCTCACCCCGGGACCCTACACACCccag GGTCGCCACGGCAGGAGGCtaggggaggaggagtctgACGTCGACATCGAAGGCTTTGAGGAGGACGATGACGGCAAGCCCAAGACCCCTGCTCCT GCGGAGGACGGCGAGGGCGACCTGGACGACGACGAGGACGACGACGAGATGCTGCTGCCGCCACGCCGGCGCCTGCTCGGccacgaggacgaggaggaggacgaggaggaggaggtggagggaggcttCGGCCGGGGCCAGCCCCAGGCCAGCGTGCTCTACCAGGACCTGCTCATGTCCGACGGGGAGGACGACgccagcgaggaggagggggacaacCCATTCTcct CAATCCACCTGTCGGAGAGCGGCAGCGACTCGGACCGCGAGGTGGAGCTGTGTCCCCCGGCGCCGCCCAGGCCCCACCCGGAGACGGCCCGCATGggcctggagcaggaggagagcatgATGTCctacgagggggaggaggggcccgACCAGACGCACATGGAGGACAGCAACGTCAG CTATGGGAGCTATGAGGAGACTGACGGCCAGGCTCCAACGCAGGCCCCAAACATGGGCAACGGCGAGGGCTATGGCatcagcgaggaggaggaggaggaggaggaagacgctCAGAGGAGGGGCCCCAGCGTGCTGACCCAGGCCCAGCTGAGCGAGGACGACGAGGACAGCGAAGAGTTCCGATCCATCGGGGGGGACAGCGACAACGAGTCTGACAACTA G